GGTGCAGTCCGTGGAGCCCCTCGCGACGGAAGCCGGGCTGCCCGGCACAGCCAGAGCCCACCTCCTCACCTACTGGACTGTGGGTCCGACGGGTAGGCCCGCGCTCAGTTCCGGAACCGTCTTCGTACCGAACGGTCGAGCCCCCGCTGGTGGATGGCCGATCATCTCGTGGGCACACGGAACAGTCGGTGTCGGAGATCAGTGTGCGCCGTCGCGTAATCCGTATCAGGGACGCCACCTCGAATATCTGAGTCACTGGATCTCCGAGGGATATGCCGTCGTTGCGACCGATTACGCGGGCCTGGGCACACCCGGGCCACACGCCTACCTCGAGAAGGACTCGGCCGCACGCAGCGTAATCGACATGGTTCGTGCGGCACGGTCCGTGGAATCGGTTCTGGCGGATCGGTGGTTGGCGATCGGGCAGTCCCAGGGTGGCCACGCAGCATTGCAAGCCGCTCATATCGCGACCACCTATGCGCCCGAGCTCGACTACCGCGGAGTCGTGGCCACGGGAGCGCCGTCGAACCTCGAATACGCGTTTCAGGTCGGTGGGCCGTGGATTCCGGACCTCGGTTTGGACGGTCTGAACGTCTTCGCGACGTACGTGCTCGCGGGGCTACGTGAATCGAGGCCCGATCTCGATGTCGACAGTTACTTGACGGACTTCGGGCGTTCCGAAGTGGACAACGTCGAGGCGAACTGCCCGGGGGACCTGCGATTGCAGCACGGATCAGTGGGCGCGATGCTCTCGCGGCCGGTGGCGGGAACCGAGATGTTCGACGCTTTGAAGGAGTATCTCTCGGTACCGGTCGACGGCTACGACAGGCCGATCTTCCTCGGTCAGGGACTTATCGACACGATGGTGCCTTCGCCGCTGTCGGTTCCACTGGTCGCCGGTCTCATCGCGCACGGTCAGGACGTCACGTACGTTCCATACCTGTATTCGGGGGGTGAATTCGTCGGCCACGAGGGGTCGATGATCGCCTCCATGGGCGACTCGACACCTTTCGTGCACCGTCTGCTCGACCCTGTGCAAATGGGTTAGCTTCCTCTCGGATCGGGCGGTGGTGCCTCGACCCCTTCGCACCGATAGGCTTGCGCACATGGCGGAATTCATTTACACCATGAAGAAGGTGCGCAAGGCGCACGGCGACAAGGTCATCCTCGACGACGTAACGATGAGCTTCTACCCAGGAGCGAAGATCGGCGTCGTCGGCCCCAACGGTGCCGGCAAGTCCAGCATTCTCAAGATCATGGCCGGGATCGACCAGCCCGGCAACGGTGAGGCGTTCCTAGCTCCCGGAGCTTCGGTCGGCATCCTCATGCAGGAGCCGGTTCTGGACGACACCAAGACTGTCCGTGAAAACGTCGAGGACGGTCTCGGCGAGACGATGGTGCAGCTCAAGCGCTACAACGAGATCGCTGAGCTCATGGCGACCGACTACTCCGACGAACTCATGGAGGAGATGGGCGAGCTTCAGGAGAAGCTCGACCACGCCGACGCCTGGGAAATCGACTCTCAGCTCGAGCAGGCGATGGATGCTCTCCGTTGCCCTCCGCCCGAGTCGCCGGTCACCAACCTTTCCGGTGGTGAGAAGCGTCGCGTTGCGCTGTGCAAGCTGCTGCTCAGCAAGCCCGATCTGCTCCTCCTCGACGAACCGACCAACCACCTCGACGCCGAGTCGGTTCTGTGGTTGGAGCAGCATCTCGCTGCATATCCCGGCGCTATCCTCGCCGTCACTCACGATCGTTACTTCCTCGATCATGTGGCGCAGTGGATCTGCGAGGTCGACCGCGGCCGCCTCTACCCGTACGAGGGCAACTACTCCACGTACCTGGAGCAGAAGGCCGCTCGCCTCGAGGTGTCCGGCAAGAAGGACCAGAAGCTACAGAAGCGACTCAAGGACGAACTGGCCTGGGTTCGCTCCGGCGCCAAGGCTCGTCAGGCGAAGAGCAAGGCTCGTCTGGATCGCTACGAAGAGATGGCCATCGAGGCGGAGAAGACCCGCAAGCTCGACTTCGACGAGATTCAGATTCCGGCCCCGCCGCGTCTGGGCGACGTCGTCGTCGAGGTCAAGAACCTCGACAAGGGCTTCGACGGTCGCGTCCTGATCAAGGACCTCTCGTTCACGCTTCCGCGTAACGGAATCGTCGGTGTCATCGGCCCCAACGGTGTCGGTAAGACGACGCTCTTCAAGACCATCGTCGGTCTCGAAGAGCCGGACGGCGGCGAGGTGAAGATCGGTCAGACGGTCAAGCTGAGCTACGTCGACCAGAACCGCAGCGGCATCGACCCGAAGAAGACGGTCTGGGAGACCGTGTCGGACGGACTCGACTTCATCGTCGTCGGCCAGACCGAATTCCCTTCGCGCGCCTACATCAGTTCCTTCGGATTCAAGGGTCACGATCAGCAGAAGGCGGCCGGCGTTCTCTCCGGTGGTGAGCGCAACCGGCTGAACCTGGCGATGACGCTCAAGCAGGGCGGCAACTTGATCCTGCTCGATGAGCCGACCAACGACCTGGACGTCGAAACCCTCGGTTCGCTGGAGAACGCTCTCGAAGAGTTCCCCGGTTGCGCCGTCGTGATCTCGCACGATCGCTGGTTCCTGGACCGGACGTGCACGCACATCCTGGCGTGGGAAGGCGGCTTCGGCGACAACGAGGCTGCTTGGTACTGGTACGAAGGCAACTTCGAGGGCTACGAGGCCAACAAGATCGAGCGACTCGGCGCCGACGCCGCGCGTCCGCACCGCGTCACGCACCGCAAACTGACAAGGGACTGACGCTTGTCCGGGAAGAAGTTCGGGTACAGCCTCCAGGTTCGCTGGAGCGACTCGGATCGACTCGGGCACGTCAACAACACGCGATTCGTCGAATATCTGCAAGAAGCCCGTGCGCACTTCCTCACCGAGTGCATGCAGGCTGCGGAAGGGGTGCGGGGAGGGTCGGTCGTGAGGAAACTTACGGTCGACTTCCTGCGCCCGATCTTCGACGCGTCCGGGCCGTTGCAGATCGAGGTGTCGATCTCCCGTATCGGTCTGACTTCTTTCGCTGTTCGGCATCTCGTTCGTGATGCCGAGAGCGCCCTGTGCGCCGATGCGGAAGCCGTCATGGTCATGTTCGATCTGAAAGCGCAGGCTCCACGTCCGATTACGGATCGGGAGAGGGCGGTATTCAGCGACTACCTCGACGCGTCCGAAGGTCGGTCCGAATCCGAGTAGTCCACTCCGAATCCGATTAGCCCACAAGGGCACCGCCTCGACTTGTTCCCGATAGGCTCGTGTTGCGGGCGGCTGTTTCGGCCGCGCCGGCGATCCTCACAAGGGAGTGGTTCAACACATGCCTGACGCGGCGGGAACAACGGACATCGACTGGTCGAGCGGACTGCCCGCAGCGTTGGTGACTACCTTGCCCGAAGTGAAGGCAGTCTATTTCGTGCACGTCGACACCGATGAGCGCACCGGTCCTGCTGCCGAGGCCGAGGCCGAGGACGCGATCGTCCGCATGCATCTGCAGTTGGCGGGGCGCAGAACTCCCGGGGACGCCAAGATTCGCCTGCATCGAGTCGGCGGGGATGCGACGGGCAGAGTAATTGGGCCTTCGTTGCAGATCGTGACCGACGACATGCCGTTGCTGGTCGAATCCGTTATGTCGCGACTGTCTCGACTCGATGTCGAGGTCACCGACATGGTCCACCCCATAGTGGGTGTCGTTCGAGACAACGATGGAAATCTGATCCGTGTGGGACCAGCCAACGACAGTGTCGGC
This region of Rhodococcus sp. PAMC28707 genomic DNA includes:
- a CDS encoding lipase family protein, producing MRDDTRAWTRLLLPVLLSIVLGIGAGGVSTAHPGRTQNPVDSAPGTVQSVEPLATEAGLPGTARAHLLTYWTVGPTGRPALSSGTVFVPNGRAPAGGWPIISWAHGTVGVGDQCAPSRNPYQGRHLEYLSHWISEGYAVVATDYAGLGTPGPHAYLEKDSAARSVIDMVRAARSVESVLADRWLAIGQSQGGHAALQAAHIATTYAPELDYRGVVATGAPSNLEYAFQVGGPWIPDLGLDGLNVFATYVLAGLRESRPDLDVDSYLTDFGRSEVDNVEANCPGDLRLQHGSVGAMLSRPVAGTEMFDALKEYLSVPVDGYDRPIFLGQGLIDTMVPSPLSVPLVAGLIAHGQDVTYVPYLYSGGEFVGHEGSMIASMGDSTPFVHRLLDPVQMG
- the ettA gene encoding energy-dependent translational throttle protein EttA is translated as MAEFIYTMKKVRKAHGDKVILDDVTMSFYPGAKIGVVGPNGAGKSSILKIMAGIDQPGNGEAFLAPGASVGILMQEPVLDDTKTVRENVEDGLGETMVQLKRYNEIAELMATDYSDELMEEMGELQEKLDHADAWEIDSQLEQAMDALRCPPPESPVTNLSGGEKRRVALCKLLLSKPDLLLLDEPTNHLDAESVLWLEQHLAAYPGAILAVTHDRYFLDHVAQWICEVDRGRLYPYEGNYSTYLEQKAARLEVSGKKDQKLQKRLKDELAWVRSGAKARQAKSKARLDRYEEMAIEAEKTRKLDFDEIQIPAPPRLGDVVVEVKNLDKGFDGRVLIKDLSFTLPRNGIVGVIGPNGVGKTTLFKTIVGLEEPDGGEVKIGQTVKLSYVDQNRSGIDPKKTVWETVSDGLDFIVVGQTEFPSRAYISSFGFKGHDQQKAAGVLSGGERNRLNLAMTLKQGGNLILLDEPTNDLDVETLGSLENALEEFPGCAVVISHDRWFLDRTCTHILAWEGGFGDNEAAWYWYEGNFEGYEANKIERLGADAARPHRVTHRKLTRD
- a CDS encoding thioesterase family protein translates to MSGKKFGYSLQVRWSDSDRLGHVNNTRFVEYLQEARAHFLTECMQAAEGVRGGSVVRKLTVDFLRPIFDASGPLQIEVSISRIGLTSFAVRHLVRDAESALCADAEAVMVMFDLKAQAPRPITDRERAVFSDYLDASEGRSESE